One Polaribacter sp. SA4-12 genomic window carries:
- a CDS encoding four helix bundle protein: protein MKRHNFKKLQIWQEAIDLVTNNYQFKATLPDYEKFGLRSQLNRCSVSIASNISEGSSKRTNKHFMKYLDDSLGSAFEWETQMIICKNLNFISQEKFEYLEIKINKLQQKISNFIDRPEEK, encoded by the coding sequence ATGAAAAGACATAATTTTAAAAAATTACAAATTTGGCAAGAAGCAATTGATTTAGTTACTAATAATTATCAGTTTAAGGCTACATTACCAGATTATGAAAAATTTGGATTAAGAAGTCAATTAAATAGGTGTTCTGTGTCAATTGCATCAAATATATCTGAAGGTTCAAGTAAAAGGACTAATAAGCATTTTATGAAATATTTAGATGATAGTTTGGGTTCTGCTTTTGAATGGGAAACACAAATGATTATTTGTAAAAATTTAAATTTTATTTCACAAGAAAAATTTGAATACTTAGAAATAAAAATTAATAAATTACAACAAAAAATATCAAATTTCATTGATAGACCAGAAGAGAAATAA
- a CDS encoding ATP-binding protein codes for MNNIENVSIKIQTGVYGQFRNLNNTAWYALGEFVDNAVQSFENNKVRLYSVNDNYQFEVRITIDKENDEIKIYDNAAGIDFKNFQRAFEPANIPIDNTGLHEFGMGMKTASIWLADIWAVRTAGLNEKEERLVEFDLKKVLAEDKEILVVKKKEKEVNNHFTELTLNKLSFNSPSNHQIDKIKRHLVSIYRKFIRNGDMKLFINDDELIYEEPEILVAPFYKDKNGKLIEWKKNISFTTGKYKATGFIGVLNTMSSSTINGLSLFRRGRVIEGSHDEKYRPKVLCGQNGSPRYKRIFGELELEGFSVSFNKGSFQEHEDLEALMEALKAEISNKELDLYTQAEKYIKPKTNFHNKTVGKSIVKILKKSNDKLALNENIDFSIREIEEKSLSEINIEYSKKEGTIDSHENIIELKGEKYKLILKLITDEVVSDLYSMTIHEDELFHKKIIYTINLAHSFFTGYDSLKKEEDYQPIIQIIRSLVLAEIIAPSQGTTSAGNIRLNFNSFIKNL; via the coding sequence ATGAATAATATAGAAAATGTATCAATAAAAATTCAAACTGGTGTTTATGGTCAGTTTAGAAACTTAAATAATACTGCCTGGTATGCTTTAGGTGAATTTGTAGATAACGCTGTTCAAAGTTTTGAAAATAATAAAGTAAGATTATATAGTGTTAATGATAATTATCAGTTCGAAGTTAGAATAACAATAGATAAAGAAAATGACGAAATAAAAATATATGACAATGCTGCTGGTATAGATTTTAAAAATTTCCAGAGAGCCTTTGAACCAGCAAACATACCAATTGATAACACCGGATTACACGAATTTGGTATGGGGATGAAAACTGCATCAATATGGCTAGCTGATATTTGGGCTGTGCGAACAGCCGGTCTTAATGAAAAAGAAGAAAGGTTAGTTGAATTTGATTTAAAAAAAGTATTAGCTGAAGATAAAGAAATATTAGTGGTTAAAAAGAAGGAAAAGGAAGTAAATAACCATTTCACGGAACTAACACTAAATAAACTTTCCTTTAACTCACCTTCTAATCATCAGATAGATAAAATAAAAAGACACTTAGTTAGTATATATAGGAAATTTATACGAAATGGTGATATGAAACTTTTTATTAACGATGATGAATTAATATATGAGGAACCTGAAATTTTAGTAGCACCTTTTTACAAGGATAAGAATGGAAAGCTAATAGAGTGGAAAAAAAATATAAGTTTCACAACTGGTAAATATAAAGCTACTGGTTTCATTGGAGTTTTAAATACCATGAGTTCTAGCACTATAAATGGGTTGTCACTTTTTCGGAGAGGACGTGTAATTGAAGGGAGTCATGATGAGAAATACAGACCAAAAGTACTCTGTGGTCAGAATGGTTCACCGAGATATAAAAGGATTTTTGGAGAATTAGAATTAGAAGGATTTTCAGTAAGTTTTAATAAAGGGAGTTTTCAAGAACATGAAGACCTAGAAGCTTTAATGGAGGCTCTAAAAGCTGAAATTTCTAATAAAGAACTGGATTTATACACGCAAGCTGAAAAGTATATAAAGCCAAAAACAAATTTTCATAACAAAACAGTAGGTAAAAGCATTGTTAAAATTTTGAAAAAAAGCAATGATAAGTTAGCTTTAAATGAAAACATTGACTTTTCTATAAGAGAAATTGAGGAGAAATCATTATCAGAAATAAATATTGAATACTCTAAGAAAGAAGGTACAATTGATTCTCATGAAAACATTATTGAATTAAAAGGCGAGAAATATAAATTGATTTTGAAACTGATAACCGACGAGGTAGTTTCGGATTTATATTCAATGACAATTCATGAAGATGAACTTTTCCATAAAAAAATTATCTATACAATAAATTTAGCTCATTCATTTTTTACAGGTTATGACAGCCTAAAGAAAGAAGAAGATTATCAACCAATAATTCAAATAATTAGATCACTAGTTCTTGCTGAAATCATTGCACCTTCACAAGGAACTACATCTGCAGGAAATATAAGACTGAACTTTAATTCATTTATTAAAAACCTTTAA
- a CDS encoding M14 family metallopeptidase, with product MKKLMLFLFVILMVSCGKDSENKKDFTTLFETSEGTETPVYKDVISFYKELSEAYANVSLFTFGQTDSGEPLHLVVYNREGVYNIDEIKNSTKRKILINNGIHPGESDGIDASMLLIRDIVQNDSLIEKYKNAIVCVIPVYNIGGSLNRNSHTRANQNGPLEYGFRGNARNFDLNRDFIKQDSKNAAAFSEIFHTVNPDVFIDNHVSNGADYQYAITHLFTQHNKLGGKLGAFLENEMRPSLEQSLQSKNIAITPYVNVWGTTPEAGFSQFFDSPRYSTGYTTLFNTLGLMVETHMLKPYKVRVTQTYELLFSALDFTQENSLKIKELRAKAVEEILSKEKYPIAFAVDTKNPTELQFKGYEGTYIDSKVTTGKRLFYDTTKPYIKPVKYYNNFVATKSVDIPKAYILQQGWHKVVARLKNNNIAFTRLEKDTLISVEVNHIDAFETRKTAYEGHYLHYNTTITKTTQAIQFRKGDVYIDTNQNGVRYLLETLEAEATDSFFNWNFFDTILQQKEGFSSYVFEDVAAQILADNSAIKRAFDEKMKNDTVFAENPRMQLNFIYKNSPHYEKAHLRVPVFKIF from the coding sequence ATGAAGAAATTAATGCTGTTTCTTTTCGTGATTTTGATGGTTTCTTGTGGAAAAGATTCAGAGAATAAGAAAGATTTTACAACACTTTTTGAAACGTCAGAAGGAACTGAAACTCCAGTATACAAGGATGTCATCTCTTTTTATAAAGAATTGTCTGAAGCCTACGCAAATGTTTCTCTTTTTACCTTCGGACAAACAGATTCTGGCGAACCATTACATTTAGTGGTTTATAATAGAGAAGGCGTTTATAATATTGATGAAATTAAAAATTCAACGAAGCGTAAAATTCTAATTAATAACGGAATTCATCCAGGAGAATCAGACGGAATTGATGCTTCTATGCTGTTGATTAGAGACATTGTTCAAAACGATTCTTTAATAGAAAAATATAAAAATGCTATTGTTTGTGTCATTCCTGTGTATAATATTGGTGGTTCTTTAAATAGAAATTCACATACAAGAGCAAATCAAAACGGACCTTTAGAATACGGATTTCGAGGAAATGCTAGAAACTTCGATTTAAATAGAGATTTTATCAAACAAGACAGTAAAAATGCAGCCGCTTTTTCGGAAATTTTTCATACTGTAAATCCAGATGTTTTTATAGACAATCATGTTAGTAATGGCGCAGATTATCAATATGCAATTACACATTTATTTACGCAACATAATAAACTAGGAGGGAAGTTAGGTGCTTTTTTAGAAAATGAAATGCGCCCAAGTTTGGAGCAATCTTTGCAAAGTAAAAACATAGCAATTACGCCTTATGTAAATGTTTGGGGCACAACGCCAGAAGCAGGTTTTTCTCAGTTTTTCGATTCACCAAGATATTCTACAGGTTATACAACCTTATTTAACACCTTAGGTCTTATGGTGGAAACGCACATGTTAAAACCCTATAAGGTTAGAGTAACACAAACCTATGAGTTGCTTTTTTCTGCATTGGATTTTACTCAAGAAAACTCTCTAAAAATTAAAGAATTAAGAGCAAAAGCAGTGGAAGAAATTTTATCTAAAGAAAAGTATCCAATTGCTTTTGCTGTTGATACAAAAAATCCTACAGAATTACAGTTTAAAGGATATGAAGGTACTTATATAGATAGTAAAGTAACCACAGGAAAACGCTTGTTTTACGATACTACAAAGCCTTACATAAAACCCGTAAAATATTACAATAATTTTGTGGCAACAAAGTCTGTTGATATTCCTAAAGCCTATATTTTACAACAAGGTTGGCATAAAGTTGTAGCGCGTTTAAAAAACAATAACATTGCGTTTACACGTTTAGAAAAGGATACGTTGATTTCTGTTGAGGTGAACCATATTGATGCTTTCGAAACCCGAAAAACGGCATATGAAGGTCATTATTTACATTACAATACAACCATAACGAAAACAACACAAGCTATTCAGTTTAGAAAAGGAGATGTATATATTGATACAAATCAAAATGGCGTTCGTTATTTGTTAGAAACGTTGGAAGCAGAAGCGACAGATTCATTTTTTAATTGGAACTTTTTCGATACGATTTTACAGCAAAAAGAAGGCTTCTCTTCGTATGTTTTTGAAGATGTTGCAGCGCAAATTTTGGCAGATAATTCAGCAATTAAAAGGGCGTTTGATGAGAAAATGAAAAACGATACAGTGTTTGCTGAAAACCCGAGAATGCAATTGAATTTCATTTATAAAAATTCTCCTCATTATGAAAAAGCACATTTACGCGTACCCGTTTTTAAAATCTTTTAA
- a CDS encoding DNA-binding protein, with protein sequence MAIRYRITKRSNSIQNKQEQYIMQAVHTGKIDLDFISSAISNECSLHEVDVKAVLMALGIKLDYYLQRGNIVDLGDVGKFKMGFKSTAEDDPAKLSPKKNIQKYHINYQPSVKLKRKLKGEVTTYKEGSRSV encoded by the coding sequence ATGGCTATCCGTTACAGAATTACAAAAAGAAGTAATAGCATACAAAATAAACAAGAACAGTATATCATGCAAGCTGTACACACTGGTAAAATAGATTTAGATTTTATAAGTAGCGCCATTAGTAATGAGTGTAGTTTACACGAAGTTGATGTAAAAGCAGTGTTAATGGCATTGGGTATAAAGTTAGACTATTATTTACAACGTGGTAATATTGTAGATTTAGGTGATGTTGGTAAATTTAAAATGGGCTTTAAAAGTACCGCAGAAGATGATCCTGCAAAATTATCACCTAAAAAAAACATTCAGAAATACCATATCAATTACCAACCCTCTGTAAAGTTAAAAAGAAAACTAAAAGGGGAAGTTACCACCTATAAAGAAGGTAGCAGAAGTGTGTAA
- a CDS encoding Z1 domain-containing protein — translation MSEKIKIINKKESTFSICQGERTVDLISRLDKLDKEEKETLLFESESLLKNCINPIDTIGSTTGIAIGYVQSGKTMSFTTLSALAIDNGFRIIIYFAGIKLNLLDQTTNRLKKDLLTDSDNSRYFKVYESPKIMDNMHLKIKSALLLKNKPAILITVLKHYKHIAELTKIFESFEVKEALGNNGVLIIDDEADQASLNTYGRKNSKNEDWDEDEFSSTYSSILNLRAKLPNHSYIQYTATPQGPLLINIMDLLSPKFHKVLTPGKSYTGGKTFFQENTDLIISIPENEVYHHKRNPLAECPQSLINAFQVYICGVAIIVNIQEKEKFLSMLVHADSLKDTSRQFHDWIRLLKDSWEDRLGLNDGDPSKNELIEQFKDNYTEAVRRIQNPPTFDEVLEEILQVLLDTNIELVISGSKEIDWSNATAHILVGADMLNRGYTVEGLMVSYMPRYSLGKSNADTIQQRCRFFGYKKNFIDSCRVYLPNDSILEYREYVEHEEIFRANLKEHTLEEYEQLLIIKGNVNPTRNNILSVNLVKHKLRGWRQINALQHISENNNFIEKFISNCTFQEFRKYDSKDRCHRYLKIDIIAAIEFLNNFKIANMPDTLRKSSTIQYLRFLADKKIIDHVYIFEMAYSVTKVRRRSLIDRDHNLKINNIFSGRSTSGVEIYPGDKGIKFEDSICIQIHKIKIKHDSLQWDNKLVHTLGLYYPEEFSHSFAGINKI, via the coding sequence ATGTCTGAAAAAATAAAAATAATTAACAAAAAAGAATCTACTTTTAGTATTTGTCAAGGTGAAAGAACAGTCGATTTAATCTCTCGATTGGATAAATTAGACAAAGAAGAGAAAGAGACTTTGCTATTTGAGTCAGAAAGTCTTTTGAAAAATTGTATCAACCCAATTGACACGATCGGAAGTACAACAGGAATTGCAATTGGTTATGTTCAAAGTGGTAAAACAATGTCTTTTACTACATTATCTGCTTTAGCAATTGACAATGGATTCCGAATAATTATTTATTTTGCTGGAATAAAACTTAATTTATTAGATCAAACTACAAATCGTTTAAAAAAGGATTTATTAACTGATTCAGATAATAGCCGCTATTTTAAAGTTTATGAGAGTCCGAAAATAATGGATAATATGCACTTAAAAATTAAAAGTGCCCTTTTGCTAAAAAATAAACCTGCTATTCTTATTACAGTCTTAAAACATTATAAACATATTGCCGAATTAACAAAGATTTTTGAATCATTTGAAGTAAAAGAAGCACTTGGCAATAATGGTGTTTTAATAATTGATGATGAAGCAGACCAGGCAAGTTTAAATACCTATGGAAGAAAAAATAGTAAAAATGAAGATTGGGATGAAGATGAGTTTAGTTCTACCTATTCTAGTATATTAAATTTAAGAGCAAAGTTACCCAATCACTCCTACATTCAATATACTGCAACACCGCAAGGTCCATTGTTAATAAATATAATGGATTTACTATCTCCTAAATTTCACAAAGTACTAACTCCGGGTAAATCATATACAGGAGGAAAAACATTTTTTCAAGAAAACACGGATTTAATTATCTCTATACCTGAAAATGAAGTTTATCATCATAAAAGAAATCCACTTGCAGAATGTCCACAAAGTTTGATCAATGCTTTTCAAGTTTATATTTGTGGAGTTGCTATTATCGTTAATATACAAGAAAAAGAAAAGTTTTTATCTATGCTAGTACATGCTGATAGCCTTAAAGATACAAGTCGTCAATTCCATGACTGGATAAGGCTATTAAAAGATAGTTGGGAAGATCGTTTAGGGTTGAATGATGGAGATCCAAGTAAAAATGAATTAATAGAACAATTTAAGGATAATTATACAGAGGCTGTAAGAAGAATTCAAAACCCACCTACATTTGATGAGGTTTTAGAGGAGATTTTACAAGTTTTATTAGATACAAATATTGAATTAGTAATTTCTGGCTCTAAAGAAATAGACTGGAGTAATGCAACTGCACATATACTAGTAGGTGCTGATATGTTAAATAGAGGTTATACGGTTGAGGGGTTAATGGTTTCTTATATGCCTCGTTATAGTCTTGGGAAATCTAATGCAGACACCATTCAACAAAGATGTCGTTTTTTTGGATATAAGAAAAATTTTATAGATAGTTGTAGAGTTTATCTACCAAACGATTCAATTTTAGAGTACAGAGAGTATGTTGAACATGAAGAAATATTTAGAGCTAATTTAAAAGAACACACTCTTGAAGAGTATGAACAATTATTAATTATAAAAGGAAATGTAAACCCAACTCGAAATAATATTTTGTCAGTTAATCTTGTTAAACATAAATTAAGAGGATGGCGCCAAATTAACGCTTTACAGCACATTTCTGAGAACAATAATTTTATTGAAAAATTTATTTCAAATTGCACTTTTCAAGAATTTAGAAAATATGACAGTAAAGATAGGTGTCATAGATATCTTAAAATTGATATTATTGCAGCAATTGAATTTTTAAATAACTTCAAAATTGCAAATATGCCAGATACATTAAGAAAATCATCAACCATTCAGTATTTGCGTTTTCTTGCTGATAAAAAGATAATAGACCATGTTTATATTTTTGAGATGGCTTATTCAGTAACGAAAGTTAGGAGAAGAAGTTTAATAGATAGAGATCATAATTTAAAAATTAATAATATTTTCTCAGGACGATCTACTTCAGGAGTTGAAATATATCCAGGAGATAAGGGGATTAAATTTGAAGATTCTATTTGTATTCAGATTCATAAAATTAAAATAAAACATGATTCCTTGCAATGGGATAATAAATTAGTGCATACGCTAGGTTTGTATTATCCTGAAGAGTTTTCACATTCATTTGCTGGCATAAACAAAATTTAA
- the dcm gene encoding DNA (cytosine-5-)-methyltransferase gives MPRQNLKFIDLFAGLGGFHLALQSLNHTCVFASELNIELRKLYKENHNTDIDGDINLVDVNKIPDHDILCAGFPCQPFSKAGARLGLEDPTNGNLFYKIMEILNRHKPEFVFLENVANLKGHDEGNTWKVIYDELSKLYDVKEEILSPHHFGIPQHRSRFYIVGRLKEKGGLVDFKFPKREEHDDISIHSIVIPEDDDFMALKEKTQNHLDVWQEFLTHLKAEEVPRFPIWAMEFGADYPFEGKAPIKQYAKDLKNHKGVFGEIIKGSSFDDLLKCLPTYAQDGLKKNQSEFPHWKKNYIRSNRAFYAKHKEWLDTWIPKIKEFENSHQKFEWNCGNKDPLIIKDKIVQFRPSGIRVKKPTYSPALVLTTTQIPIFPWLKRYMTRNEAAKLQCMEELNQLPATSAKAFRALGNAVNVGVVKKIAINLIRDYE, from the coding sequence ATGCCTAGACAAAATTTAAAATTTATAGACTTATTTGCTGGTCTTGGTGGTTTTCATTTAGCACTTCAGTCATTAAATCATACTTGCGTATTTGCTAGTGAACTAAATATTGAACTTAGAAAGTTATATAAAGAAAATCATAATACTGATATTGATGGAGACATCAATTTAGTTGATGTAAATAAAATACCAGATCATGATATACTCTGTGCCGGTTTTCCTTGCCAACCATTTTCAAAAGCTGGAGCAAGGTTAGGTTTAGAAGATCCAACAAATGGTAATCTCTTTTATAAAATAATGGAAATTTTAAATCGTCACAAACCAGAATTTGTTTTTTTAGAAAACGTTGCAAATCTGAAAGGACATGATGAAGGCAATACTTGGAAAGTAATATATGATGAATTATCAAAATTATATGATGTTAAAGAAGAAATATTATCACCACATCACTTTGGTATTCCTCAGCATCGTTCAAGATTTTATATTGTTGGGAGATTGAAAGAAAAAGGAGGGCTTGTTGATTTTAAATTCCCGAAAAGAGAAGAGCATGATGACATAAGTATACATAGTATCGTTATACCTGAGGATGATGATTTTATGGCTTTGAAAGAAAAAACTCAAAATCATTTGGACGTTTGGCAAGAGTTTTTGACACATTTAAAGGCAGAAGAAGTGCCAAGATTTCCTATATGGGCTATGGAGTTTGGTGCGGATTATCCGTTTGAGGGTAAAGCTCCAATAAAACAATATGCAAAAGATTTAAAAAATCATAAAGGTGTGTTTGGGGAGATCATAAAGGGGAGTTCTTTTGATGACTTATTAAAATGTTTACCTACATATGCGCAGGACGGACTTAAAAAAAATCAATCTGAATTTCCTCATTGGAAAAAAAACTATATCAGATCGAATAGAGCGTTTTATGCAAAACATAAAGAATGGTTAGATACTTGGATTCCAAAAATTAAAGAATTTGAAAATAGCCATCAAAAGTTTGAATGGAATTGTGGAAACAAAGATCCACTTATAATAAAGGATAAAATTGTTCAATTCAGACCATCTGGTATTAGAGTTAAAAAACCAACCTATTCCCCTGCATTGGTTTTAACTACTACTCAAATCCCTATTTTTCCTTGGCTAAAAAGATATATGACTAGAAATGAGGCTGCAAAATTACAATGTATGGAGGAATTAAATCAATTACCAGCAACAAGTGCTAAAGCCTTCAGAGCATTAGGAAATGCGGTGAATGTTGGTGTAGTAAAAAAAATAGCTATTAATCTAATAAGGGATTATGAATAA
- a CDS encoding energy transducer TonB → MKKIVTTVILMIITFVGFSQKSSYYKVGDTLYYENNRATYGKTNTLVILKETNVANDTYKVEKYLLDESKNTYILDSKFTTNGLQILMSNGDYISYHKNGKKASEGQTVNGKKGAGIWTYFYPNGEKKCEQKEVSENYFNDKVKKVMVNFWDEKGRQTVKKGNGFVQYKDDDGLLIKGSYKKGVRNETWTAFDGKVKKYEETYKKGVLTKGTSWNTEGASFDYKEVFAPAYYKKNDKSSVRKYVDNNFKPKKVGVGGDINVKFLITKEGLVQNVNIIRGLTGDYNTEVKRVLSEMKGWFPAKKRGQAYDSTYSLDLHFSE, encoded by the coding sequence ATGAAAAAAATTGTAACTACAGTCATATTAATGATCATAACATTTGTTGGGTTTTCTCAAAAAAGTTCTTATTATAAAGTAGGCGATACCTTGTATTATGAAAATAATAGAGCAACTTATGGTAAAACCAATACGCTAGTGATTCTTAAAGAAACTAATGTAGCTAATGATACTTATAAAGTAGAAAAGTATTTGTTAGATGAATCTAAGAATACATACATTTTAGATTCTAAATTTACAACCAATGGTTTACAAATATTAATGTCTAATGGCGATTATATTTCTTATCACAAAAATGGTAAAAAGGCTTCTGAAGGACAAACTGTAAATGGTAAAAAAGGTGCTGGTATTTGGACTTATTTTTACCCAAATGGAGAAAAGAAATGTGAACAGAAAGAAGTTTCTGAAAATTACTTTAATGATAAAGTAAAAAAGGTAATGGTTAATTTTTGGGATGAAAAAGGAAGGCAAACTGTGAAAAAAGGAAATGGTTTCGTTCAGTACAAAGATGATGATGGACTTTTAATTAAAGGGAGTTACAAAAAAGGAGTAAGAAATGAAACTTGGACTGCTTTTGATGGAAAAGTGAAAAAGTATGAAGAAACTTATAAAAAAGGAGTGTTAACTAAAGGAACTAGTTGGAATACTGAAGGTGCTAGTTTTGATTATAAAGAAGTGTTTGCACCCGCTTATTATAAGAAAAATGACAAAAGTTCTGTAAGAAAATATGTGGATAACAACTTTAAACCAAAGAAAGTTGGAGTTGGTGGAGATATTAATGTAAAGTTTTTAATAACCAAAGAAGGACTTGTTCAAAATGTAAATATAATAAGAGGCTTAACGGGAGATTATAATACAGAAGTAAAAAGAGTATTGTCAGAAATGAAAGGATGGTTTCCTGCTAAAAAAAGAGGTCAGGCTTATGATTCTACCTATTCTTTAGATTTACATTTTTCAGAATAA
- a CDS encoding lactonase family protein: MKKILVVFAFTILFNCQDSKMKEEITTPFYVGTYTKKDSKGIYKYELSKEGILKQVGLVAETINPTFLVKSNDDKTLFAVGETNKNGTGFIKSFKIEKDALQLISKEETGGAGPCFVAINEENYIVAANYGGGSVGLLKAEASGTLSTLLNVQQHTGKGTTNRQKSPHAHSAWFHPTKKEVISVDLGTNQLWFSTIDTQKGALVFTAQKTLQMAEGAGPRHLTFHPNNKWIYVLNELNNTVSLVKEKNESYYVDFSIATLPKDFTAFSKAADIHISKDGKFLYASNRGHESIVMYEVNPENGTLKTIGYQPVLGKHPRNFSLSPDEKYLLVANQDTNNIVSFKRDAKTGKLTFVSEVAAPMPVCILF; this comes from the coding sequence ATGAAAAAGATATTAGTAGTATTCGCCTTTACAATCCTTTTTAATTGTCAAGATTCAAAAATGAAAGAAGAAATAACAACCCCTTTTTATGTGGGAACTTACACAAAGAAAGATTCTAAAGGAATTTATAAATACGAACTTTCTAAAGAAGGAATACTCAAACAAGTTGGTTTGGTAGCAGAAACGATAAACCCCACTTTTTTAGTAAAATCTAATGATGATAAAACCCTTTTTGCAGTTGGTGAAACGAATAAAAACGGAACAGGATTTATAAAGTCTTTTAAAATTGAAAAAGATGCTTTACAATTGATTAGTAAAGAAGAAACAGGTGGAGCAGGACCTTGTTTTGTCGCAATTAATGAGGAGAATTATATTGTAGCGGCAAATTATGGTGGAGGAAGTGTTGGTTTATTAAAAGCGGAAGCTTCTGGTACATTATCAACATTATTAAATGTGCAACAACATACAGGTAAAGGAACCACAAACAGACAAAAATCTCCGCATGCACATTCAGCTTGGTTTCACCCAACTAAAAAAGAAGTGATTTCTGTAGATTTAGGAACCAATCAATTATGGTTTTCTACCATTGATACTCAAAAAGGCGCACTTGTATTTACAGCACAAAAAACCTTACAAATGGCTGAAGGAGCAGGTCCAAGACACTTAACTTTTCATCCAAATAATAAATGGATCTATGTTTTAAATGAATTGAATAATACAGTTTCGTTGGTAAAAGAAAAAAACGAATCTTATTATGTAGATTTCTCAATAGCTACCTTACCAAAAGACTTTACCGCATTTAGTAAAGCGGCAGATATTCATATTTCTAAAGATGGTAAGTTTTTATATGCTTCCAATCGTGGACATGAATCGATTGTAATGTATGAAGTAAATCCAGAAAACGGAACGTTAAAAACAATTGGTTACCAACCTGTTTTAGGAAAACATCCTCGTAACTTTTCTTTATCTCCAGATGAAAAATACCTATTGGTTGCAAATCAAGATACCAATAACATCGTTTCTTTTAAACGCGATGCCAAAACAGGTAAATTAACATTTGTAAGTGAAGTTGCTGCGCCAATGCCCGTTTGTATTTTGTTTTAA
- a CDS encoding pyridoxamine 5'-phosphate oxidase family protein yields MKSVVFSLFFIVLFSCTKAPAPVNTDLKEIAKEIMVAAKNCALITVDSLGIAHARAMDPFLPQEDFTVWMGTKSKSSKVSQIQQNQNVTLYYFDKENASYVTLQGVASIVNTPKEKEQFWKNEWKDFYKNRSTDYRLIKFTPKTANVISEKHGVFGDSITWETPIIKFKK; encoded by the coding sequence ATGAAATCAGTAGTTTTTTCGTTGTTCTTCATTGTTTTATTCAGTTGTACTAAAGCACCAGCACCCGTAAATACAGATTTAAAAGAAATTGCAAAAGAAATTATGGTTGCTGCAAAAAACTGTGCCTTAATTACGGTAGATTCTTTAGGAATTGCACATGCAAGAGCGATGGATCCTTTTTTACCACAAGAGGATTTTACCGTTTGGATGGGTACAAAATCGAAGAGTTCTAAAGTCAGCCAGATACAACAAAACCAAAATGTAACCTTGTATTATTTTGATAAAGAAAATGCAAGTTATGTAACTTTACAAGGAGTTGCAAGCATTGTAAATACGCCAAAAGAAAAAGAACAGTTTTGGAAAAACGAATGGAAAGACTTTTATAAAAATAGAAGTACAGATTATAGGTTGATAAAATTCACACCCAAAACAGCCAATGTAATTAGTGAAAAACATGGTGTTTTTGGAGATTCCATTACTTGGGAAACTCCAATAATAAAATTTAAAAAATAA
- the coaD gene encoding pantetheine-phosphate adenylyltransferase, with translation MKRAIFPGSFDPLTSGHYDIINRGVTLFDELIIAIGVNADKKYMFTLEERKKFIEDSFSDNPKVKVVTYTGLTVDFCAKNDIEFILRGLRNPADFEFEKAIAHTNRELSTIETVFLLTAASTSYISSSIVRDVIRNNGDYTKLVPKAVRVKK, from the coding sequence ATGAAAAGAGCTATTTTCCCTGGGTCATTTGATCCTTTAACTTCAGGACATTATGATATTATTAATCGTGGAGTTACTTTATTTGATGAACTAATTATTGCCATTGGTGTAAATGCAGATAAAAAATATATGTTCACTTTAGAAGAACGTAAAAAATTTATTGAAGATTCTTTTTCTGATAACCCAAAAGTAAAAGTAGTTACTTACACAGGTTTAACGGTAGATTTTTGTGCTAAAAACGATATTGAATTTATTTTAAGAGGTTTAAGAAATCCTGCAGATTTTGAGTTCGAAAAAGCAATAGCACATACAAATAGAGAGTTATCTACTATAGAAACGGTGTTTTTATTAACAGCGGCAAGTACCTCTTATATTTCTTCTTCAATTGTAAGAGATGTAATTAGAAATAACGGAGATTATACAAAGTTAGTTCCTAAAGCGGTTAGAGTAAAGAAGTAA